The following are encoded in a window of Pyrenophora tritici-repentis strain M4 chromosome 6, whole genome shotgun sequence genomic DNA:
- a CDS encoding GlcD, FAD-FMN-containing dehydrogenase, whose product MAKSASFTFATLLLGAQFGLAAPSDATKKACAEINNALPGKVLTPGLLTVEYTYETQQYWATNLREVDPACIVQPNSAQDVSIVVKILNKYPSVQFATRSGGHDPNNGHATVQDGVVITMTDLVGATYDSDDDVAYVRPGGEWNDVIGDLEKSGVAISGGRLGLVGVGGLLLGGGLSFLNAQEGLAADVSDYDPS is encoded by the exons ATGGCCAAATCTGCTTCTTTTACATTTGCAACACTGCTGTTGGGCGCCCAATTCGGTCTCGCTGCCCCCTCTGATGCAACCAAGAAAGCCTGTGCTGAGATCAACAATGCTCTCCCAGGCAAGGTTCTCACTCCTGGCCTCCTCACGGTAGAGTATACATACGAGACGCAACAGTATTGGGCAACAAACCTCCGCGAGGTTGATCCCGCATGCATTGTTCAGCCAAACTCTGCTCAGGATGTATCAATCGTTGTCAAGATCTTGAACAAGTACCCAAGCGTCCAGTTTGCTACTCGCAGTGGAGGCCATGACCCTAACAATGGACACGCTACCGTTCAGGACGGTGTTGTAATCACAATGACTGATCTGGTAGGGGCGACGTATGACTCAGACGACGATGTTGCCTATGTCAGACCAGGGGGAGAATGGAACGACGTCATTGGTGATCTCGAAAAGAGCGGGGTGGCTATTTCTGGCGGAAGACTTG GACTTGTCGGTGTGGGTGGACTGTTGCTCGGAGGCGGACTCTCGTTTCTCAATGCTCAAGAAGGGCTCGCGGCTGATGTCAGTGATTATGATCCATCCTAA